The following coding sequences lie in one Arachis ipaensis cultivar K30076 chromosome B05, Araip1.1, whole genome shotgun sequence genomic window:
- the LOC107641917 gene encoding protein MOR1-like, translating into MVFIHESAAGSGRKRSVASLSSSAPDASLAVAVKIRFLGILADILKSLGDNKKHMRECALNTLDLWLAAVHLDKMVPYITIALMDSKLGAEGRKDLFDWLSRQLSVQSSFAKAAQLLKPASTAMTIIQELVEHYSAKGWLQRVEQCVLHMDISSLDFNQVVTLCREHGLYSALVYLFNKGLNDYRAPLEELFEVLQNSQKDSAVALGFVSASNR; encoded by the exons ATGGTGTTTATCCATGAATCGGCGGCAGGATCTGGAAGGAAACGATCGGTGGCATCTCTGTCGAGCTCGGCGCCGGATGCATCTCTGGCGGTGGCGGTAAAGATTCGATTCCTG GGTATTCTGGCTGATATATTGAAATCCCTTGGTGACAACAAGAAGCACATGAGAGAATGTGCACTCAATACTTTGGATTTGTGGCTTGCTGCTGTTCATCTTGATAAAATG GTTCCTTATATTACAATTGCCTTGATGGATTCTAAACTTGGTGCGGAAGGGCGTAAAGACCTTTTTGATTGGTTATCTAGGCAACTTTCTGTGCAAAGCAGTTTTGCTAAAGCTGCACAACTTCTAAAGCCAGCCTCTACTGCAATGACA ATTATACAAGAACTGGTAGAGCATTATAGTGCTAAAGGGTGGTTACAGCGGGTTGAGCAATGTGTACTTCACATGGATATTTCATCATTGGATTTTAATCAG GTGGTGACATTATGTCGGGAGCATGGCCTGTATAGCGCCCTGGTGTATCTCTTTAATAAAGGACTAAATGACTATAGGGCACCTCTGGAGGAGCTCTTTGAAGTCTTACAAAATAGCCAAAAGGATAGTGCTGTTGCACTTGG GTTTGTTTCTGCTTCTAACAGGTGA